The DNA window GTGAGCCCTAAGGCCGGGGTGATGGATCAGGATTTGAACGAAGCGGCGATCGCCCGTCAGATGATCAAAAACAGCAACAAAACCATTGTTCTCGCCGATGGACATAAGCTGAATAACCATGCGACGGGCCTGGTCGCAGATTTAAAAGATATTTCGTGGTTGGTGACCAGCGATCCGGAGAAGAAATTGAAGAACCTGGTTTTCCCGGCCAATCTCCAGGTGATCGTCGCCTGACGGCAAAGATAAACAACCATGCCGGTCAACGTGACCGGCATGGTTTATATTGATGTATGCGCTGTTACTCTTTCCACAGAATGTGACAAAGCTTGTGGTCTTTCTCACGGCACAGTAACACGCGGGCAAACACGTCATTGATCGGTTCGCCATCGCTGTCCGCCAGGCCAATCACCACTTCGGCGAAAAAGTCCGGGTTCAGGTCAAAGTCCACATGTTCTGACCAGTCTTCCGCCGGGTCATACAGTTCTGCGCCGCCGCGCTCCTCAAACTGCAGGTTGAACAGCAGAATATCCGCCGGATCCAGATTGTCGCCGGCCAACTCCAAAAAGATGTCGTAAGCCTGTTCCAGCGTTTCGTCTTCAGTAAGGCGGTTATTCAAATCCATAATTAAATCCCGATAACAAATGATTCCTCATTATACCCTATGAATTTCAAGTTGCAGCTAGGCGACCAGCTCATTCATCCTCAGGCGCTTACTTAAATAAGTAACTGGGGGTGACAAATCTGCCGGGAGCCGATTTGAACGCTGCTTGCAGCGGCCCCGAAGGGGGGTGGCCCATGGACGGGCCACATAACCGAGTGCAGGTAACAACGCTGCAACTTGAAAGGCGACGGGTATGAAGCATGCCCGTTACGGCGTTTATAACAGCGGGCTGAAAAAGTAGAACAGGCGCTCAACAATACGGTGCCAAAAAGGCCGTTTCTGCCACTCTGCGGCATTCAATAACTGCGAGCGAGCAATATAGTCGTCCTGCACGCAGGCCAGATCGCTACCGAAACCGTCATCGTCAATCACCAGGGTAATTTCAAAGTTCAACCACAGGCTGCGCATATCCAGATTCACCGTGCCGACCAGGCTGAGCTGGCCATCAACCAGTACGCTTTTGGTATGCAGCAGGCCGTCTTCAAACTGATAGATGCGTACGCCAGCCTCCAGAAGTTCGGAGAAGAAAGAGCGACTGGCCCAACGGACCATCGTTGAATCGTTATCGCGTGGGACAATGATGCTGACTTCAACCCCGCGCAGGGCGGCGGTGCAAATCGCATGCAGTAAATCGTCGCTGGGTACGAAGTAGGGGGTGGTCATGATCAACTGTTCACGTGCTGAGTAAACCGCAGTCAGCAACGCCTGGTGGATCATTTCTTCCGGGAACCCGGGGCCAGAGGCGATAACCTGAATAGTGTGGCCGCTTTCCTGTTCGAACGGCATGATATTGACGTCCGGCGGCGGCGGCAGGATCCGTTTACCGGTTTCAATCTCCCAGTCACAGGCATAAACGATGCCCATGGTACTGGCGACCGGGCCTTCCATACGGGCCATCAAATCGATCCACTGACCGACCCCGGCATCCTGTTTGAAATAGCGTGGGTCGACCATGTTCATACTGCCGGTGTAGGCAATATAGTTGTCAATCAGCACCACTTTACGGTGCTGACGCAAATCCATTCGGCGCAGGAATACGCGGAACAGGTTTACCTTGAGCGCCTCCACCACCTCGATACCGGCATTGCGCATCATGCCAGGATAGGGGCTGCGGAAGAACTGCAAACTACCGGCAGAGTCCAGCATCAGGCGGCAATGTACGCCACGGCGTGCAGCGGCCATCAGCGATTCGGCCACCTGATCGACCAACCCGCCGGGCTGCCAAATGTAAAACACCATCTCTATATTATGGCGTGCCAGCTCAATATCACGGATCAGCGCCTTCAGCGTTGCATCGGTAGTGGTGAGTAACTGGAGTTGGTTGCCCTTAACGCCATCGATGCCCTGACGGCGATCGCAGAGTTGGAACAGGGGTCTGGCGACCTCGCTGTAATCGGTGGCGAAGATGCGCTGGCTCTCTTTTAACTCGCTCAGCCAGCGTGCGGTAGAAGGCCACATGGCCTTGGCGCGTTCGGCACGCCGTTTGCCCAGATGTAATTCACCAAAAGATAAATAAGCCACAATACCGAACAGCGGCAGAATATAGATCACCAGCAGCCAGGCCATAGCGGAAGGTACGGCGCGGCGTTTCATCAGAATACGCAGTGTCACACCAGCGATAAGCAGCCAGTAACCGAACACCATGAGCCAACTGATTACGGTATAAAATGTTGTCATAAAGGCGAAAAATCCCGTTCGCAAACCACCAACGATGAGTGTACGCACAGAACGCTAAAGGGGAAACCTTTTCTCGGCGCTTATGTTGCAAAAATATGATTGGCTTAAGGCACTTGCTGTAAACAAAAAAACATTTTGGCGCGGAAGGCGCGTCGCCCAGCCGGATTAAAATACGCTGAACTGTGGCTTGGATCCTGTAATGAAAGGACTATAATGCCCGCCGTTGGCATTTGACGAATGAGTGACAAAACGATGAGACGCAGTAGAAACGA is part of the Serratia quinivorans genome and encodes:
- the yciU gene encoding dsDNA-mimic protein — protein: MDLNNRLTEDETLEQAYDIFLELAGDNLDPADILLFNLQFEERGGAELYDPAEDWSEHVDFDLNPDFFAEVVIGLADSDGEPINDVFARVLLCREKDHKLCHILWKE
- the cls gene encoding Cardiolipin synthase, encoding MTTFYTVISWLMVFGYWLLIAGVTLRILMKRRAVPSAMAWLLVIYILPLFGIVAYLSFGELHLGKRRAERAKAMWPSTARWLSELKESQRIFATDYSEVARPLFQLCDRRQGIDGVKGNQLQLLTTTDATLKALIRDIELARHNIEMVFYIWQPGGLVDQVAESLMAAARRGVHCRLMLDSAGSLQFFRSPYPGMMRNAGIEVVEALKVNLFRVFLRRMDLRQHRKVVLIDNYIAYTGSMNMVDPRYFKQDAGVGQWIDLMARMEGPVASTMGIVYACDWEIETGKRILPPPPDVNIMPFEQESGHTIQVIASGPGFPEEMIHQALLTAVYSAREQLIMTTPYFVPSDDLLHAICTAALRGVEVSIIVPRDNDSTMVRWASRSFFSELLEAGVRIYQFEDGLLHTKSVLVDGQLSLVGTVNLDMRSLWLNFEITLVIDDDGFGSDLACVQDDYIARSQLLNAAEWQKRPFWHRIVERLFYFFSPLL